In Zingiber officinale cultivar Zhangliang chromosome 3A, Zo_v1.1, whole genome shotgun sequence, the DNA window GTCACCCATATTTCTGGGAAATCGTGTAAATCTCTGTGCATTAAGGCTGAGCGCGCTCCCATGCTGTCATTAAATGTCGACCCATAGCGATGTGCCACGTGTCCTACCCCTGCCGCCACACGCTTGACATGACAGGGTACCGATGTGATGTTTGACAGTTTAAATTCAGCGGTCAGATCTCACCCTAGGTTTCagcgacctagatcggacggctccggtcggcCGACCCCAGGCTTATAAGCCCGTGTGTGTCACCGTCTTTGCACATTTCGCCTTCGTGCTCTTTGGTGCTGCTCGTTTCATGCTNNNNNNNNNNNNNNNNNNNNNNNNNNNNNNNNNNNNNNNNNNNNNNNNNNNNNNNNNNNNNNNNNNNNNNNNNNNNNNNNNNNNNNNNNNNNNNNNNNNNaatttttataattttaaaatatttataatgtatTAAAAATAGGAAGATAATGTatttcatttattaaattattattttaactatATATTACTCGTAAGTTGTGGTCGGTAAGAAGCTCGTGCTTGGTTTAAagttgataatatttttaataaagaaGCTTGAAGAAGCTCAATAAGTAAATGGTTAAGTATGAAAATAGTTAAACTTGATGCATCTCGGTTCGTTTACACCACTCAACATGGTCGTACACTGATGTTAGTGATCTTTCCTTTGCTTTATCGTGAAAGTTAAAAGGCTCTTGATCAGTCTAttaagaaagaagagaggggagGGGGAATCAATTGACTACTTAATACTTAGATGCATGCATGACTTTGTCAACAACTCAGCATTAAAGTATACCATTTCCTGCTTTGATATTTGTTATAGTTTTTTATGAATTAATGGAAATACAAGATAGTATTACTAAAATGCTGCAAATACAAAGTTAGGAACTGATATGATGCGTAAATTTAGTACAAAAGTTGATATGGAAATGGAACTTGAGCGATCACTGAGGGATTAGTTATGCAGTTGATCCTTAATCTTTCTGTTATCATacatttttaataatttagtAATGGAGCTAAAGAATTGCTCACTTCCTACCTTACACAAGTTGACTAGATTTCCAGGTTATTTGCCCTCTCATGCTCTCATCATATTCAAACCTATCTGTTTTGTGGTATTTGATCAGCTACTGAAGATGGACCAGAAAGTTCAGTCTGCAAGGCTTCAAGCGGTAATCTTCCGGCACTTGGCTTCAGTTGGGCTTCCAAAGAGCATCCATTGCCTTACATTGAGGTTGGCACAGCTGTACCTTATAAATGCTGCTGCTCGATCTTCTCTGCCACCACCTGAATACGCCTCACGGTTGACAAACAACTCTTATCACCACATTGCACTCATAACCGACAATGTAGTTGCTGCTGCCGTTGTGGTCTCATCCACCATATCTAGTTGTGCTGATCCTGAGAAACTAGTGTTCCACATTGTCACTGATAAGAAAACTTGCAACTCAATGCATGCCTGGTTTGCTCTCCACTCTTTCCTTCCTGCAGTGGTGGAGGTAAGGGGACTTCACCAGTTTGACTTTCCTCCTGATGCGAATGCTGTGATCATGAACACTGTAGAGGAACTCCGTCAGAGCTCGTCTGCTTATCGCTACTACAGGGGATCAGGTAAAGAATACAGAAGACTTTTAGCTCTCAGACCAAGCATGTTTTCGCTCTTGAACTATATGTGGATACATCTTCCTGAGGTAAGCCGCATATCAAATTATACAACTATAAAAAGAGGTTGTGAAGTTTGAAGTGACAATTACTGGTTTTATGTTACAGCTCTTTACAAAATTAGAGAAGTTGATTTTTCTGGAAGATGATGTGGTGGTTCAGAGAGACTTAACACCCCTTTGGCACTTAGAACTACAAGGGCTTGTCATGGGTGCAGTAAGTTCACAGGACTCGGACGAAGTGCTGAACACTGGACCTTGTGTTGGGAAGATGTTTGCCGACTACCTAAATTTCTCGAATTCCCTGCTTTCATCACCATTACTTGGGCTGCAGCACAATAGTTGTGCATGGTTGCAAGGCCTAAACATATTTGATCTGCAAGCATGGAGAAAGAACAACATCACCCGTGCTTACCAGCACTGGCTCAAATTGGCAAGTGCTCTTCATTGAACTTACAAGTTCAAAAAACCTCTGATGATCTCTTTCAACCAAATCTTTGTTTTGTGAGCAGAATCGCGAGTCTGGATTCACGCTATGGCCGATGGGATCACTGCCACCAGCTTTAATAGCATTCAACAAACAGAATCTGCAGATCGAGCACTCATGGCTTCTGACAGGACTAGGTTGGCGAATGCCTGATCCTGATGAACTCGAATCTGCTGCAGTCATTCATTTCAGCGGGGCAGGGAAGCCATGGCTCGAAACCGGGCATGCTGAACTACAAAGAATTTGGCAAAGCCACTTAAACCATTCTGATGAGTTGATAAGCAGCTGCATGGTCATTTGAGGGGCGACATATAGAGGAGCATTAGTCAATCCAATTCATAGCTGAGAAAGCAAAATATATAGAAAACATATACATTCTTATTTGTTTTGGGGTCTGCAGAGCAGCAGAGGTTTAGGAAGGTTGAGCAGAGAGAAGAAGGTGTTGCCTTCAGTCTCTGCTCTATCTATCAGTCTCTCTGCATACTTTTCAGCTAAAGTTTGTACAAAAGCAAGCAGAAAATTTCCTCTTTTGTCTTGTTAGTGATGAACAATTGGCCTCTGTGTTAATAATCTAATTAAGTCTCTATTAGTGTCTATTTTCAGTTGGCAGTtgctaatttttaattaaatttatttaaaaatatcctTACTATaattttgcattttgttttacTTTAATCATCCTTTTTTATCGAACTGGCTGTCATTTCAAAatgtttaaatattattttaaaatttcaatagGCACTCGCAGAATTAAAATTTCGAATTTGGCGGCGATGATAATATTGAGAGTTGGAGGGGGATTTTGTTAAGAATGATTTTCAATGATAATCACATCTTATTTGAGGGACTATGTTGCAAAAAGGGCGACCGTAGTTTTTCACTTTTTTTCTGGCGATAAGTTGGGGCGGCGGTCGCAGTCGCACTCACTCCGCTGTGACCGACGGAGCAATGTCGGTGAGGCGGCGAGTCCTGCTGCTGCTCAAGCCTCTCGACGTCTACCCGACGAGGCCAACCGCTGTGCCCAAATCGCCTTCCTCTTCCCCCCTCGCCCCAAAGGCATGCGATTTCTTTTTCATCCGGCCATCGTAGTACAAAATCGTTGCTTGCTCAATCATTAATCAGTGAGGAACACTTCGATTTCGTCCTTGTTGTTCCTAATTTGATGTTTAGAACTCATGGTAATGGTCACTCTACCTAACAGACTGTAGATCTGTGGCAAAACTGCGCTCCTTGAGCAATT includes these proteins:
- the LOC122051515 gene encoding probable galacturonosyltransferase 15, whose protein sequence is MELKNCSLPTLHKLTRFPGYLPSHALIIFKPICFVVFDQLLKMDQKVQSARLQAVIFRHLASVGLPKSIHCLTLRLAQLYLINAAARSSLPPPEYASRLTNNSYHHIALITDNVVAAAVVVSSTISSCADPEKLVFHIVTDKKTCNSMHAWFALHSFLPAVVEVRGLHQFDFPPDANAVIMNTVEELRQSSSAYRYYRGSGKEYRRLLALRPSMFSLLNYMWIHLPELFTKLEKLIFLEDDVVVQRDLTPLWHLELQGLVMGAVSSQDSDEVLNTGPCVGKMFADYLNFSNSLLSSPLLGLQHNSCAWLQGLNIFDLQAWRKNNITRAYQHWLKLNRESGFTLWPMGSLPPALIAFNKQNLQIEHSWLLTGLGWRMPDPDELESAAVIHFSGAGKPWLETGHAELQRIWQSHLNHSDELISSCMVI